Proteins from a single region of Fundulus heteroclitus isolate FHET01 chromosome 12, MU-UCD_Fhet_4.1, whole genome shotgun sequence:
- the LOC118565055 gene encoding ras-related protein Rab-35-like codes for CSGSTFRSSGAYRCFCNLLVVFLKATRSQHGCSPSRFLFLSRYYRGTHGVIVVYDVTSAESFVNVKRWLHEINQNCDDVCRILVGNKNDDPSSKVVETTDAQKFAEQMGISLFETSAKENINVEEMFNCITELVLKAKKEVLAKQQQQQQNDVVKLTRNSKRKKKCC; via the exons TGTAGTGGCTCAACGTTTCGCTCTAGCGGGGCATACAGATGCTTTTGCAACCTGCTTGTGGTGTTTCTAAAGGCAACAAGATCCCAACATGGATGCTCACCCTCTcgttttcttttcctctccagATACTACAGAGGAACGCATGGGGTCATAGTGGTTTATGACGTCACGAGTGCCGAGTCCTTCGTCAACGTCAAACGATGGTTACATGAAATCAACCAGAACTGTGACGACGTGTGCCGAATATTAG TGGGAAACAAGAACGACGACCCCAGCTCCAAGGTGGTTGAGACGACCGACGCGCAGAAGTTTGCAGAGCAGATGGGAATCAGCCTGTTTGAGACCAGCGCAAAAGAGAATATCAACGTCGAAGAG ATGTTCAACTGCATCACAGAGCTGGTGTTAAAAGCCAAGAAGGAGGTGCTagccaagcagcagcagcagcaacagaacgACGTGGTCAAACTCACCCGGAACAGTAAACGAAAGAAAAAGTGCTGCTAG